One genomic region from Listeria monocytogenes encodes:
- the inlE gene encoding class 1 internalin InlE — translation MKRNKTALRILVTLAVVLAITFWVGMSSKEVQAAVIEHPTPINEIFTDPVLTDNVKTLLGKADVTDEVTQTDLDSVTHLSAKSAGITTIEGLQYLTNLSELELIDNQVTDLNPLKNLTKITELRLSGNPLKDVSALAGLKNLKTMDLIYTDITDVTPLAGLSNLQVLNLDINQITDITPLAGLSNLQFLSFGSTQVSDLTPLANLSKLTTLNAMNSKVSDVSPLTGLSNLTEVYLEENQISDVSPLAKLPNLSIVTLTNQTITNQPVFYQNKPIVPNVVTGLSGELIAPDTISDNGTYTSPNLTWDLNSFINSVSYTFNQSVTFKNTTAPFSGTVTQPLTEVYAVVFDVDGEQTSAMVGVNELINEPTAPAKEGYIFDGWYDAKTDGNKWDFGIDKMPASDITLYAKFTENEEPNASSPINVEPNDNNSDNAEPNASSSINVQENGTNEGINNLNSSGEDKVNIKLPITGDELNVLPIFVGAVLIGIGLVLFRKKRQTK, via the coding sequence ATGAAAAGAAACAAAACAGCATTAAGAATCTTAGTCACTTTAGCTGTAGTATTGGCAATTACTTTTTGGGTAGGGATGAGCTCAAAAGAAGTACAAGCAGCGGTGATTGAACACCCAACCCCTATTAACGAAATTTTTACTGATCCAGTGCTTACTGATAATGTAAAAACACTGCTCGGAAAAGCGGATGTAACAGACGAAGTTACGCAAACCGACTTAGATAGTGTAACTCATTTATCAGCAAAATCAGCAGGAATAACAACAATAGAAGGATTGCAGTATCTAACTAATTTATCGGAATTAGAATTAATAGATAATCAAGTAACCGATTTAAATCCTCTTAAAAATTTAACGAAAATAACAGAACTTAGATTATCTGGAAATCCGTTAAAAGATGTGAGCGCGCTTGCTGGATTAAAAAATCTAAAAACGATGGATCTTATTTATACAGATATTACGGATGTGACACCACTTGCAGGACTTTCCAATTTACAGGTGTTAAATTTAGATATCAATCAAATAACTGATATAACTCCACTTGCTGGACTATCTAATTTACAATTTTTATCGTTCGGAAGTACTCAAGTAAGTGATTTGACGCCACTTGCTAATTTATCTAAACTAACCACACTAAACGCTATGAATAGTAAAGTAAGCGATGTTTCTCCACTTACTGGTTTATCTAATCTCACAGAAGTTTATTTGGAAGAGAATCAAATTAGTGATGTGAGTCCGCTTGCAAAATTACCCAACTTATCTATTGTTACTTTAACGAATCAAACAATCACCAACCAACCCGTATTTTATCAAAATAAACCTATCGTTCCTAATGTAGTAACTGGCCTTTCTGGTGAGCTTATTGCACCGGATACTATTAGCGACAATGGAACATACACTAGTCCCAATTTAACGTGGGATTTAAACAGCTTCATTAATAGTGTTAGTTACACATTTAACCAATCAGTCACTTTCAAAAATACAACGGCTCCTTTTAGTGGAACAGTTACACAACCATTAACAGAAGTTTACGCTGTAGTTTTTGATGTGGACGGAGAGCAAACAAGTGCGATGGTAGGTGTGAATGAATTAATTAACGAACCAACTGCTCCAGCCAAGGAAGGTTATATATTCGATGGATGGTATGACGCAAAAACAGACGGGAATAAATGGGACTTTGGGATAGATAAAATGCCTGCTAGTGATATAACTTTATATGCTAAGTTCACTGAGAACGAAGAACCAAATGCTAGTAGTCCAATTAATGTGGAACCAAATGACAATAATTCAGACAATGCAGAACCAAATGCTAGTAGTTCAATTAATGTACAAGAAAATGGAACTAACGAAGGAATAAATAATCTGAACAGTTCAGGTGAAGATAAAGTCAACATCAAGTTACCGATTACTGGGGATGAATTGAATGTGCTTCCTATTTTTGTAGGAGCAGTTCTTATCGGAATTGGCTTAGTTTTATTCCGCAAAAAACGTCAAACAAAATAA